The following nucleotide sequence is from Branchiostoma lanceolatum isolate klBraLanc5 chromosome 18, klBraLanc5.hap2, whole genome shotgun sequence.
tccatgaataatgtacacgttgccatgacggtggatgtcgactttgacgttctatagctaccgactcaacacacgggttgttcccgtaggcctgatgtgtgcggtacggccgttttttcgtgtatttttttacttggacacgtctatatccatagcactctcctcaagccaaggatggaacgaatagctgctgtataaaatgtaattagcggtaagatattcaagacgaatcttttctcccgaattaatgttcacccctgtccgacagcaccgtcattgtgcgtgcgacggacggtagtttcaagttgaaatattatggtgtcagcaagactagagacaaaatctaccatatatatgattagtgcaaagatagtacatgatactgacagaataatagaaaaaaaaggatggtttattgttctgctagattgatttcggtcaatcattatcggaaaaatcccgaatttatgttacccaacgttacatcattaGAATAGGTACACTtattatagaagaactttatagaagaactttattgcacgactacaTGTTACAAAGTATGgtaacaactattaaacatatgcATAGTATAAAATAGACTGATACCGTAAATTTAGGAGGGTCGGCAACGCTTACGGTAAATTTTGGAGGGTCGGTAAAGCTTAAAGGCAAATTTAGGAGCGGTTAATTCAGGAAGATTGACAACGTTAAACATTGAATTGACGCGCATTCCTATTCGCACTACTGTGTTCGTCAGATACAGCCAGACGCTCCGTTTTGACTTCAGAGCAATCTAGCGTTCGACTTTCAGTGATAAGTGATACGATTGAGTTGTCAATGAGgaattctgtatgataaataACGTGCTACATACAGTCAAAGTGAGTTTACGAATAATTCACCAAATAACTCGGAATTAGATCGAGTGTATTGATGTTGAGTTGAAATGAATTCGTAGTTcgctacgccttacggaaaagtcATGCGGACcctcttaaggtctcattcatgtattactccgagagTACGGACCGCAAAAAGTAAACGGCTGTATGACCTTGTGTTTTTAGCAGTGATAAATTCTCTTTTAGCCAGCGCAACTGATATAAGATGTCCGTTtggtgaaagcttgtttgtaaccgaagaaattagcaggtaatgttcggcagccgcgcggtAGGTCGAAGATACACAGCCCTTGCTTGGTTTTGAGTTGTGCGGTCGTAAGCTAGGAGCGGTGCCTCTTTCGGGGAGAGACTAAGTGtagttagcctggatgccagaccccaaaaCTCTAAAATCTCTATCGTGTgacacacgatagatatttcagagtttggccgaggtctggcatccaggctaaagtGTAGTTTGTGATTGCCATATAAGAAACCCATGGATGCTAGCGCTTAGAGATTGTTGGCATTTTGTTTAAACAGTGAAGGGCAAATGcgctcaacatagaatgaatgataTCAGATTTTCTGTAGGTTCGTTACGAACGCacccatgtaaaacatgtattgtCATGTATTATAACATAGAAGTCTATGGGaagaaaaaaactcatgaatgcgACCTAAAATCTATTGGCaaggtgtaaaaaaaagtaaagcaatCTTgtaccagtttagctcactgaagagctaatcttccactggttgtaaCAGAGAAAatagtacagtatttacaagttcattgtacaagagaaattcccctagctcttttcgacaagcaaaatgaagaaaagacCACGGCTTCATGTCCCATCTTTAGGGCTGCAATCCTTTCTAGTAGTGTGTATGTCcgttgagcgacacagccgggattcaaactcacgacctcttggtccagaggcagggtcattACTGGACCACACACATTTTCTTATGTGGGTACACATGTATCAGAAAAATCTATCTATTCTGGCTCTACTGTTGCAAAATCTAACTGAATCCTTCTCAATATGAATAGAAAATCTAGTAAACCTACAATTTTTGCTAGCTGTATTGTGGTCCTTTTGGAAGATATGCAGAAATGCTGACTTGTTAGACTGTTTGACACTAATGATTATAGTTTCTATCTTACCCGTCAAAGTCTCTGACTCTAGTCTGACattctcagtctgtctatcaTTGACTTGCTCAGAATTACATTCTCTATTTGATAATTCCCTCATAATATCCTCGTTCAAAAAAGTCCGTAGTACGTTATATTAATAGGCTCATATGCAACTGAAGACTTCGCTATCAAAAGTTTCTCCTCCCCTGACAGTAATGGTACATTCCACATTACCCATGATCCTTCGGCCAGACCGAAACTGTACCACTAAGTTCCGGCTCAGGAACAGGTGAGTGGTTAGTTTTAAAGCTTTCATTTTCAACCGATTTTATCCTGAAAAGGACAACAACTGGGCTACATACGATTGAAATTAGTTTTCTTGTTATCTTATTTCGTAATAGTAACTTCACCAACTTTCTAATTTGGCGATTTTTACGATGTTTTTGCAATTAAACATCATTGCGACGTCCCACACCTAGTCGGAAAGTCCCTTTCACTTTTATCGATGATGTCATAAAAACTTCCCTTTCTTCAGTTTACGTCTGCCAACTCCTTTAATTTTTTCTCATATAAATGACGTTTTTAAGGATTCTACCCTAAATTTACAACCTTACGTTAGTGATTAATCATAGgaaattatacatgtaacaaccgTAGGTGAACAAAAATGGCGAGTAGAGAAGACAGTGAAGACACAGAAGAAGACTTCACATACGACGCCGCAGTTTACTACGAAGAAGATGACTCCAAGAAGGCAGACATCTTAGACATCCGAGCTCGACTTGAAGACGACAGGTGGGGCCTTACCCTCTGCGACCCTTACCGGGACGGAGATGGGACCCAGATGGGTCGATTCGAACACTCCGCCAAAAACAGCCGCCACGCAGCCGTCTTTCTTTCCCCCAGTCTCTTAGAAAGGAtagaaaaaaagcaagaaaatcACTCTCAGTTTAGAGTAGAGACGTTCTTGTGTAGTGTACTAGACAGGCGTGATGCCACGTTGAAGAGAAGAGTTGTTCCGGTAATGTTTGAAAGAGAGGGCGCGGAGAAACCGTTTATTCTCAGCCGGGACACGCCACTATTTCCGCGGGAGGTGGGTTTCTGGAGAAAACTGTACAGGACACTCAGCAGGCTACCAGGTAATGGTCCACTCTTGCATTTATCATTGAATATAATATAAAAATGACATAGTTTGATAATGCTGTGTTACTGGGTTTTGCTCTCTTTGTATTCCAGGGTGGGtggttgtttgcttgtttgtctgtatgtctgtttgtttgtttgtttgtttgtttttatatgcCACTGAGGTACCaaagaaaatggtacatacttctttctctgctaaGTATTCAGCACtcatgagaaagagtatggtaatTGAACACAcacactaccagtggactagtccccCCCCCTTTGCTGTAGTGACTatacaactgtgtggcccaagggctagaGAAACAAAGATTGGCACCACTCTATACACCAAAAGCCATGGGAAGAATTTCAACTTTAACTACCAATGAACATTGTACTTTATAACATTCCAGtctaagatacatgtaatataaaagCCTTATaagaaagtgtttttttcttgacCATGACATTGTCCAATTTCGTTCCAGTTCCAGAAGCTTTCACCTCGCAGGTGTCAGAGCGGGTGAGGAATGTGAAGAATCTACAGCTGGAAGCTGTTCTACACATTGCCGCTAAGTTAGGACTACCCGAGGAAGTAGTAGACGACATCAAAGTGGAGTATGGGGGCAGCCAGGCCATGTTGAGAGAGGTCAGTTAGTTCTGATCTTACCAACTCCTTTTGGTGTATAgcgcggtgcccatctctgtttctatagcccttgggccacacatctgtgcaagcactacagggggctagtccactgctAGATGCTGAGAGAGATCCATACCAACATTTTTGTACTGGTGGATATACATTCAattattgttatgattttgaaaaagtttCTTAAACCTTAAAACCTTCAGTCTTCTAACTTAAAGGTAGCCATGCGGCACCAAATGTGTACTCATTGTGGGGTTAGCCAGCAAATAAAGTTGAGGGACACAAACTTTTTAATAGGGATGAGAATTCTTATAAATGTTGAATCAATCCTATTCTAACTTCAGTTTGCTTCTCTTATCACTTTCCCGCAGGAAAGTCTAGTACCTTTTGATAGAGAAATGATACATTTGGGTATTAGAATATATGTGAGAGCTCTGAGTCTCACTGTCCTCTGTAACGGCACGTCATATCAGGCTTTCAACAGGCATTCAGAAGTTCAATTCTAGTTTGCTAAAGAAACTTAGAGTGTTTCATGCCACAAAATGTGTTCAGACATATGAGCTAAATGTTTTTCAACTGTGAAATTTGTGTAAATTAAATGTTTCCATTCTTGCCAGGTGTTCTACTGTTGGAGGTCCCACCTGGGCCCTGAGGCGACTATTGACGCTGtagatgacgtcatcagggAGGCCACCTGCATGCCTCAACAGGTGCAGCAGGGACAGCCGCAAAGTCTTGGTACTGTAGATTTGGatattttcacagtgttttaaagTTCGCATTTGATTGTGGTGACTCACCACAAACTGAAATCACGCCGTGAACAAATCATTTGGCTATTACTACATTTGTTAAATCAACCTAAATCTCTTAATTGATTTTACTATGCTGTGCTGTGAAACTAAgtggatttacagtacaattACTGCATAAGTTTCAGTGTCAGACTTTTTAAATACCAGAAACCTCAAACAATAGAAAAATTTATGGTGACTGGGTTTTTGATGAGAATTCTAGAAATCAATGTATTAAGCTTTAAGGCTGAACAGTGACATCCATTGAAtttacatgttttctttttctgctcTAAAACTCTTGTAATTCTTTCAATGCAGTGTAGTCTGTGTAGTGTTGTTTCACAGCTGTTTTTTTGGCGATGCTCCAGGAGCGATGCCTTCTTTACAGGAATGGGTTATGGTCAAAATTAACTCTCTTGGGAATGTATTCATTAGTAGACTTTTTATAATACATGATGTGTATCAAATACATATCATGTATTCTAAAAGGCTGCCAATAAATACATTCCCTAGAGAATTTATTTTTGGCTGCACCTCATGGGGTGGTCCAGCCACATAGCAGATAAGAAGGTAGCAATAACAGGCTTAGGAAAATTATTTTGATCACTATTGCAGTAACAGTGTGTATCAATTATCTTGTCTACAGTTGGATTGAGCTCAGCTGTATATTCAGATCCAACATCGACTGTCATTGTACAGCCCAGcagtaagttttttttcataacgttatgtttaacttTGTAACTCCTTTATAATCATTAGTCACTTACAACAAACTTTGGAAATTGCATTTcctgataacattttttttgcatgctTGACACTATTTGACTGACGTTAAATTCTGACATCTAAGTTATTAAAAATGCTGGCTCTAGTGACATATGTAAGTACTGTGCAATTGTATCAAATTATTTTTTGTCACCGG
It contains:
- the LOC136423983 gene encoding uncharacterized protein, which translates into the protein MASREDSEDTEEDFTYDAAVYYEEDDSKKADILDIRARLEDDRWGLTLCDPYRDGDGTQMGRFEHSAKNSRHAAVFLSPSLLERIEKKQENHSQFRVETFLCSVLDRRDATLKRRVVPVMFEREGAEKPFILSRDTPLFPREVGFWRKLYRTLSRLPVPEAFTSQVSERVRNVKNLQLEAVLHIAAKLGLPEEVVDDIKVEYGGSQAMLREVFYCWRSHLGPEATIDAVDDVIREATCMPQQVQQGQPQSLGTVDLDIFTVF